In Fastidiosipila sp., a single genomic region encodes these proteins:
- a CDS encoding xanthine dehydrogenase family protein subunit M, translated as MIVYDFVRPSGLDHVSQLLASNPGRSKLIAGGTDLLVQLREESEALKSVELVIDLSALATELATVKEEDDALVIGALVTHDMGERHPLIRREFPHLSAACASVGSPQIRHLGTLGGGVCNGSPAADPVPALISCDTDVLIHGTKETRSQPLPEFCARIGKDALADDEFVTGFRVKKLPPSARTAFVKLGRRKALAVSRLNVAVVVISDGSDRIESVRLAPGCIFRVPGRVTAAERYLTGKAVSKEAFAEAGEIVAREMIERTGYRWSTPYKEIAVKAIVADALCHATGLEVF; from the coding sequence ATGATTGTCTACGATTTTGTCCGCCCTTCGGGTCTTGATCACGTATCTCAGTTACTCGCCTCCAACCCCGGCCGGAGCAAACTCATCGCCGGCGGAACGGATCTGTTGGTTCAGTTACGGGAAGAAAGTGAGGCACTGAAGTCAGTTGAACTCGTCATTGATCTTTCAGCACTGGCAACCGAGTTGGCGACGGTCAAGGAGGAAGATGACGCGCTGGTAATCGGTGCTCTCGTGACGCACGACATGGGCGAACGCCATCCCTTGATCCGAAGAGAATTCCCACATCTCTCCGCTGCCTGTGCCAGTGTAGGCTCACCTCAGATCCGTCATCTTGGTACACTGGGCGGCGGTGTCTGCAACGGTTCGCCGGCTGCGGATCCCGTGCCAGCCTTGATCAGCTGCGACACAGACGTTCTCATTCACGGAACAAAGGAAACGCGTTCACAGCCATTGCCGGAATTTTGCGCACGGATCGGCAAGGACGCGCTTGCAGATGATGAGTTTGTAACAGGGTTCCGTGTCAAAAAACTTCCTCCTTCCGCCAGGACAGCCTTTGTCAAGCTTGGACGGCGCAAGGCCCTGGCCGTTTCACGACTCAATGTGGCCGTTGTCGTTATCAGTGATGGTTCAGACCGAATTGAGTCGGTCCGCCTTGCACCGGGGTGTATCTTCCGGGTACCCGGCCGCGTGACTGCAGCAGAACGGTACCTGACCGGCAAAGCGGTCTCAAAGGAGGCGTTCGCTGAAGCAGGGGAAATTGTTGCTCGTGAAATGATCGAGCGAACCGGTTACCGCTGGTCGACTCCCTACAAGGAAATTGCAGTCAAGGCCATCGTTGCTGATGCGCTCTGCCACGCGACAGGTTTGGAGGTGTTCTGA